The Pelosinus sp. IPA-1 genome includes the window AATGTGTATATTAAGATGTCCTACCTTTGGTGGCAGGGTGAGTATTACAGAAAAATGCGGAATTAAGGATGTGATGGGAAAACGAAATGACGGAACATATGGGTCTTTTAGTGGTTCTGTAAAAATAAATAAAGAGACCTTAAGTAAAGAACTTCAGGAAAGATTGAATAGAGAAGGGGTGGTAATCATACCGCTTTCTTCTGAAGAAAAGAATTTAGAAAAGCTAAATATAAAAATATGCCAACATTATGCGTTAGATGCCTTTTCGGAGAATATAATCTTACTTGATACTGGGCATGCAAAATTAATGGCACCATTTTATCCTATTGAGAAACTGAGAAAAATCAAAGGATTTGAGGATGCTAAATTTGAAGATCCGTATTCTGGAGGGGTAGCGAATTCCATAAGACATCTGTCTATTGCACCTAGAGAAAATACAATGAAGGTAAAGGAAATCGAAAATCTTTTTGTGGCAGGAGAAAAAAGTGGATTTCATATCGGACACACAGAAGCTATTGTTACTGGATATTTAGCAGGTCATAATAGTGTAAGAAACGCATTGGATATGCCTCTAATAGAATTACCAAATAGTTTAGCTATAGGAGACTTCATATCTTTTTCTAATCAAAAGATGTATGAAAAAGACGGAGATAAGTTGAAATTTACTTTTGCTGGATCGGTTT containing:
- a CDS encoding FAD-dependent oxidoreductase is translated as MKDIIVIGGGWAGCAAAISAKKAGAKVTLLERTDLLLGLGNVGGLTRNNGRYTAAEESILLGGRELFEITDRLSRHKNVDFPGHKHASIYDVNFIESAVRRKLQEMEIDILFYTTAKNVEKENQKIKSLILDDGNKITGDCFIETTGSTGPMNNCHKYGNGCAMCILRCPTFGGRVSITEKCGIKDVMGKRNDGTYGSFSGSVKINKETLSKELQERLNREGVVIIPLSSEEKNLEKLNIKICQHYALDAFSENIILLDTGHAKLMAPFYPIEKLRKIKGFEDAKFEDPYSGGVANSIRHLSIAPRENTMKVKEIENLFVAGEKSGFHIGHTEAIVTGYLAGHNSVRNALDMPLIELPNSLAIGDFISFSNQKMYEKDGDKLKFTFAGSVYFERMKAANLYSIDHKKLHGRVEKTGLLNMYDEKLC